The following proteins are encoded in a genomic region of Brachyspira pilosicoli:
- the purM gene encoding phosphoribosylformylglycinamidine cyclo-ligase, with translation MSVSYEESGVSREEGYKAVSLMKEVVAKTMNNNVLNNIGSFGAMYELGKYNNPVLVSGTDGVGTKLEIAFSIKKYDTVGIDAVAMCVNDVLCHGAKPIFFLDYLACGKLNSETAALIVKGIADGCYDAGAALIGGETAEMPGFYKEGDYDIAGFCVGVVEKDNIIDGSKVKEDDVILGIASSGFHSNGFSLIRKLVRDYNATFEDKKIGEVLLTPTKIYVKPILKLLEKYNIKGMAHITGGGLIENVPRAFKKDYKAVINKNSFNTPEIFKYIQYLGNIKEEEMYNTFNMGIGFVIIVDKNEKNSIINELKEMKETVYEIGHIEKNNGENSGICLI, from the coding sequence ATGTCTGTTTCTTATGAAGAAAGCGGTGTAAGCAGAGAAGAAGGTTATAAAGCCGTATCTCTTATGAAAGAAGTAGTTGCTAAAACTATGAACAACAATGTATTAAACAACATTGGAAGTTTTGGGGCTATGTATGAACTTGGTAAATATAATAACCCTGTTTTGGTATCTGGCACTGACGGAGTGGGCACCAAATTAGAGATTGCATTCTCTATAAAAAAATATGATACTGTTGGAATTGATGCTGTAGCTATGTGTGTTAATGATGTTCTTTGTCATGGAGCTAAGCCTATTTTCTTTTTGGATTATCTTGCTTGCGGAAAACTTAACAGTGAAACCGCTGCTTTAATAGTAAAAGGAATAGCTGATGGGTGCTACGATGCTGGTGCTGCTTTGATTGGAGGGGAAACTGCTGAGATGCCAGGTTTTTACAAAGAAGGCGATTATGATATTGCTGGTTTTTGTGTGGGTGTTGTTGAAAAAGACAATATTATAGACGGAAGTAAAGTTAAAGAAGATGATGTTATATTAGGTATAGCTTCTTCTGGTTTTCACAGTAATGGTTTTTCACTTATAAGAAAATTAGTAAGAGATTATAATGCTACATTTGAAGATAAAAAAATCGGTGAAGTACTGCTTACTCCTACTAAAATATATGTTAAGCCTATTCTTAAATTATTAGAAAAATATAATATTAAGGGTATGGCTCATATTACAGGGGGAGGATTAATAGAAAATGTTCCAAGAGCTTTCAAAAAAGATTATAAGGCTGTAATAAATAAAAATAGTTTTAATACGCCTGAAATATTTAAGTATATTCAGTATCTTGGAAACATAAAAGAAGAAGAGATGTATAATACTTTTAATATGGGTATTGGTTTTGTAATTATTGTTGATAAAAATGAAAAAAATAGTATTATAAATGAATTAAAAGAAATGAAAGAAACTGTTTATGAAATAGGACATATAGAAAAAAATAATGGAGAAAACAGCGGAATATGTTTAATATAG
- the purN gene encoding phosphoribosylglycinamide formyltransferase: MFNIAVLISGGGSNLKSLIDNQKEYYKINIVIADRDCGGLNIAKSANIDAVLIDRKKYKEKLSERIYEELKKYNIDLIVLAGYLSIVDSNFISKWKNKIINIHPSLLPKYGGKGMYGMKVHEAVIKNKEKESGCTVHYVTEMVDGGDIIMQNKVNVLEDDTPEILQKRILVEEHKILPATVMKLASEK, from the coding sequence ATGTTTAATATAGCAGTATTAATTTCTGGAGGCGGAAGCAATTTAAAATCATTGATAGATAATCAAAAAGAATACTATAAAATAAATATAGTAATTGCTGATAGAGATTGCGGAGGGTTAAATATTGCTAAAAGTGCTAATATAGATGCAGTTTTAATAGATAGAAAAAAATATAAAGAAAAGTTATCAGAAAGAATTTATGAAGAGCTTAAAAAATATAATATTGATTTAATAGTTCTTGCTGGTTATTTATCTATAGTAGATAGTAATTTTATATCTAAATGGAAAAACAAAATAATAAATATTCACCCATCGCTTTTACCAAAATATGGCGGTAAGGGAATGTATGGAATGAAAGTTCACGAAGCAGTTATAAAAAATAAAGAAAAAGAATCAGGCTGCACAGTGCATTATGTAACAGAAATGGTAGACGGAGGCGACATCATAATGCAAAACAAAGTGAATGTATTAGAAGATGATACTCCTGAAATACTTCAAAAGAGGATATTAGTAGAAGAGCATAAAATACTTCCTGCAACTGTTATGAAATTAGCTTCTGAGAAATAA
- a CDS encoding DUF969 domain-containing protein, translating to MIKLIGILVIILGFALKLDTISIVLLAGIITGIVSGMGIIEILSFLGNAFVANRFATLLVLTLATIGILERNGLRERATKCIMGIRGATCGKILSLYVIIRTIASALSLRIGGHVNFIRPLIYPMARGALEKYGVYDKQLDEKVKAISNSVENYGNFFGQNVFIASAGVLLVLSTLQELGIENIDAYSIAISSIPMAIVAMIVSIIRNYLFDLKLKKLINALKENKN from the coding sequence ATGATTAAACTTATCGGCATATTAGTTATAATACTAGGCTTTGCTTTAAAGTTAGATACTATAAGCATAGTTTTACTTGCTGGAATAATAACAGGCATTGTTTCTGGAATGGGTATTATTGAAATATTATCATTTTTAGGAAATGCATTCGTTGCCAACAGATTTGCCACATTATTAGTTTTAACTTTAGCTACTATAGGCATATTAGAGAGAAATGGATTAAGAGAAAGAGCTACCAAATGTATTATGGGTATAAGAGGAGCTACTTGCGGAAAGATATTGAGTCTTTATGTAATTATAAGAACTATTGCATCGGCATTATCCCTTAGAATAGGAGGGCATGTTAATTTTATAAGACCTTTAATTTATCCTATGGCAAGGGGAGCTTTAGAGAAATATGGCGTTTATGATAAGCAATTAGATGAAAAAGTGAAAGCAATATCAAATAGTGTTGAAAACTATGGAAACTTTTTTGGACAGAATGTGTTTATAGCTTCTGCTGGGGTGTTATTAGTATTAAGCACTTTGCAAGAATTGGGAATAGAAAATATAGATGCATATTCTATAGCCATTTCAAGCATACCAATGGCAATAGTTGCTATGATAGTCTCTATTATAAGAAATTATTTATTTGATTTGAAATTAAAAAAATTAATAAATGCATTAAAAGAAAATAAAAATTAA
- a CDS encoding phage tail protein produces MSIFDIKGNLMKDEEGLNIINGSSYKVRIAKTNNRDERVDFTSDDVKGKYLIYPSSVGLTPATESLTKDYVGSPSSESYLGATTYAGDISFGAFVNSNAYYMSLIWANVHTKENTGNIICINCFSDFSIKMHKNENTITMLEIIREDENGFYSDFIDIYDSMTQQKLIDAINNIKNIKAFLITGDKNDQVDFTNFLGEFEEEENNYLISFKRVGFIESGVFSEDAKKLYPRFVNIISPRFGETQYYNLALFDSSKNIEGIQYIGCESKSISFNFANKALTQITSSLWASDEYTLDKDSILKEERAEERDVVMAQTSKYPTKLFINGTEATSVSDIAVAFEWTKEEKFNVSAKRYNFPNNKFTLTFSGNAVFNTQSKELFYNRVLNGNRQSFVIYSKTKFRGKDYPFIFVSADVYGSPSFPTIEAKDISVSLNNFKASEDSIEMKNNYLIAFTDREDLF; encoded by the coding sequence ATGAGTATATTTGATATAAAAGGAAATTTAATGAAAGATGAAGAGGGTTTAAATATTATAAACGGCTCTTCATATAAAGTGAGAATTGCTAAAACAAACAACAGAGATGAAAGAGTAGATTTTACAAGCGATGATGTTAAAGGAAAATATTTAATTTATCCTTCTTCTGTTGGACTTACTCCTGCTACAGAGAGCTTAACAAAAGATTATGTAGGCTCTCCTTCATCAGAATCCTATTTAGGAGCTACAACTTATGCGGGGGATATTTCTTTTGGTGCTTTTGTAAACTCTAATGCTTATTATATGAGTTTGATATGGGCTAATGTGCATACAAAAGAAAACACAGGAAATATTATCTGCATTAATTGTTTTAGCGATTTTTCTATTAAGATGCATAAAAATGAAAACACTATTACTATGCTTGAGATTATTAGAGAAGATGAAAATGGTTTTTATAGTGATTTTATTGACATATATGACTCTATGACTCAGCAGAAATTAATTGATGCTATAAACAACATAAAAAATATAAAAGCATTTCTAATTACAGGCGATAAAAATGACCAAGTAGATTTTACAAACTTTTTAGGAGAGTTCGAAGAGGAAGAAAATAATTATTTAATTAGCTTTAAGAGAGTTGGATTTATAGAGAGCGGAGTATTTAGCGAAGATGCAAAAAAACTATATCCAAGATTTGTAAATATAATTTCTCCAAGATTCGGAGAGACGCAGTATTATAATTTAGCATTATTTGACTCATCAAAAAATATTGAAGGAATTCAGTATATAGGCTGTGAAAGTAAATCTATAAGTTTTAATTTTGCCAATAAAGCATTAACGCAAATAACTTCTTCACTGTGGGCATCTGATGAATATACTTTAGACAAAGACAGTATTCTTAAAGAAGAGAGAGCGGAAGAGAGAGATGTTGTAATGGCTCAAACTTCAAAATATCCAACAAAGCTTTTTATTAACGGCACAGAAGCTACTTCTGTTTCTGATATTGCTGTTGCTTTTGAATGGACTAAAGAAGAGAAATTTAATGTATCAGCAAAGAGATATAATTTCCCAAACAATAAATTTACTTTAACATTTTCAGGTAATGCAGTTTTTAATACTCAATCAAAAGAGCTTTTTTATAATCGTGTTTTAAATGGCAATAGGCAGTCATTTGTAATATATAGCAAAACAAAATTTAGAGGCAAGGATTATCCATTTATATTTGTGAGTGCAGATGTTTATGGAAGTCCTTCTTTTCCTACTATTGAAGCTAAAGATATTTCTGTTTCATTAAATAATTTTAAAGCTTCAGAAGATTCTATTGAAATGAAGAATAATTATTTGATAGCCTTCACAGACAGAGAAGACTTATTTTAA
- a CDS encoding Ldh family oxidoreductase, translating into MINVSFKDLKEAVIKKLVLADVSECDAEIVADVLCYADVRGIHSHGVLRLEHYIKRIKAGGVNLKSNFNIEAKKPSFALMDADGGFGHIAMKKAADWAIETADKQGIAVIGIKNNSHCGALSYYNKMAIDKKKVSLIMANTDPGVIPYGGKRAFFGTNPISYGFPAAKDFLLGDMATSEVALGRIFTARDNNEKVPINWGVDENGNPTEDPKRIKYVVPFGGAKGYVIMTMIEAFTGLLIGNVYCNNLVKMYGDMDKKRDLSTFMLIVDPFVYNEDYLNTVQSFIDDIRKEPPLDENKPITIPGERKEACYRNYLKNGIPLSEKIYRYVFED; encoded by the coding sequence ATGATAAATGTTAGTTTTAAAGATTTAAAAGAAGCTGTGATAAAAAAATTAGTATTAGCAGATGTTAGCGAGTGTGATGCTGAGATTGTTGCTGATGTTTTATGTTATGCTGATGTGAGGGGTATTCATTCTCATGGTGTTTTGAGGCTTGAACATTATATAAAAAGAATAAAAGCTGGAGGAGTAAATTTAAAGTCTAATTTTAACATAGAGGCAAAAAAGCCTTCATTTGCATTAATGGATGCAGATGGAGGTTTTGGACATATTGCTATGAAGAAAGCTGCTGACTGGGCAATAGAGACTGCAGATAAACAGGGAATTGCTGTAATAGGTATAAAGAATAATAGTCATTGCGGGGCATTATCATACTACAATAAAATGGCAATAGATAAAAAAAAGGTGTCTCTTATAATGGCAAATACAGATCCTGGAGTTATACCTTATGGCGGCAAAAGAGCTTTTTTTGGTACTAATCCTATAAGTTATGGTTTTCCTGCTGCAAAAGACTTTTTACTCGGAGATATGGCTACTAGTGAAGTTGCTTTAGGGAGAATATTTACTGCCCGCGATAATAATGAAAAAGTCCCTATTAATTGGGGAGTTGATGAGAATGGAAATCCTACAGAAGACCCTAAAAGAATAAAATATGTTGTACCTTTTGGAGGTGCTAAGGGTTATGTCATTATGACTATGATAGAAGCTTTTACGGGGCTTTTGATTGGAAATGTTTACTGTAATAATTTGGTTAAGATGTATGGAGATATGGATAAGAAAAGAGATTTATCAACATTTATGCTTATAGTTGATCCTTTTGTATATAATGAAGATTATTTAAATACTGTTCAGTCATTTATAGACGATATAAGAAAAGAGCCTCCATTAGATGAAAATAAACCTATAACAATACCGGGCGAGAGGAAAGAAGCTTGTTATAGAAATTATTTAAAAAACGGCATACCTTTGTCTGAAAAAATTTATAGATATGTTTTTGAAGATTGA
- the purE gene encoding 5-(carboxyamino)imidazole ribonucleotide mutase, whose translation MKVAIIFGSRSDTDKMKNAALCLKEFGIEYKAFVLSAHRVPEHLEKTIKDIEEKNFEVIIAGAGLAAHLPGVIASKTILPVIGVPISASVLDGMDALLSIVQMPKPITVATVGINNSYNAGMLAVEILSLKYDSIKSKLIEYRKKMKEDFISDNEKEIDFGI comes from the coding sequence ATGAAAGTAGCAATTATTTTTGGAAGCAGAAGCGATACTGATAAAATGAAGAATGCCGCTTTATGTTTAAAAGAGTTTGGTATAGAGTATAAAGCTTTTGTATTATCTGCACACAGAGTTCCAGAACATCTTGAAAAAACTATTAAAGATATAGAAGAAAAAAACTTTGAAGTAATTATTGCAGGTGCTGGTCTTGCCGCTCATTTACCAGGAGTTATAGCTTCTAAAACTATACTTCCAGTAATAGGAGTTCCAATTAGTGCAAGCGTGCTTGATGGAATGGACGCTTTACTTTCTATAGTTCAAATGCCAAAACCTATAACAGTTGCTACTGTTGGTATAAATAACTCTTATAACGCTGGTATGCTTGCTGTTGAAATATTGTCATTAAAATATGATAGTATAAAAAGCAAATTAATAGAATATAGAAAAAAGATGAAAGAAGATTTTATTTCTGATAATGAAAAAGAAATAGATTTTGGTATTTAA
- a CDS encoding PTS sugar transporter subunit IIC has translation MNDNLLMQAILITIVAFIGYMHSFMGSTMINRPIIMAPLVGLVLGDLETGIKTGALLELIFLGAVPIGASNPPDITSGAIIGTSFVILTGSEIGASVALAIPVATIVLLLDNLMMMFVLTYAAHLADKYAEMGDYRKIEIIAFVSGIGNKILLSLLVGFSFYIGTPFIEKILSKIPEFIIHGMDVAAGILPAIGFAMLARMILIKELVPYLLLGFLLAAFLKISVLGVTLFGLVIILILFYHRSNKNSLTEASVDDDDF, from the coding sequence ATGAATGATAATTTACTTATGCAGGCTATTTTAATAACCATAGTTGCTTTTATAGGTTATATGCACTCTTTTATGGGTTCTACAATGATAAATAGACCTATAATTATGGCTCCGCTTGTAGGACTTGTTTTGGGTGATTTGGAGACAGGAATAAAAACTGGTGCTTTATTAGAGTTAATATTTTTAGGTGCAGTTCCTATAGGTGCAAGTAATCCTCCGGATATAACTTCTGGAGCTATAATTGGTACTTCTTTTGTTATATTGACAGGAAGTGAAATAGGAGCTTCTGTTGCATTAGCTATTCCAGTTGCTACAATAGTTTTATTATTAGATAATTTAATGATGATGTTCGTTTTAACTTATGCAGCACATTTAGCAGATAAATATGCTGAGATGGGTGATTATAGAAAAATAGAAATAATAGCATTTGTTTCGGGTATCGGGAATAAAATTTTATTATCATTATTAGTTGGATTTTCTTTTTATATAGGTACTCCTTTTATAGAAAAAATATTGAGCAAAATACCAGAGTTTATTATTCATGGAATGGATGTAGCTGCAGGTATACTTCCTGCAATAGGATTTGCTATGTTAGCTAGAATGATTTTAATAAAAGAATTAGTTCCATATCTTTTATTAGGGTTCTTATTGGCTGCATTCCTAAAAATATCTGTATTGGGTGTTACATTATTTGGTTTAGTTATTATTTTAATATTGTTTTATCATAGAAGTAATAAAAATTCACTTACGGAAGCTTCTGTAGATGATGATGATTTTTAA
- a CDS encoding VOC family protein, with the protein MKISHVAVWVKNLENIKNFYIKYFNCKCNDKYINEKKGFESYFLIFEDNCGLEIMNRKDIKEINTNDEIYGFAHISISVGSKEKVDSLTKELEQDGFQIVSYPRTTGDGYYESVVLDSENNRIEITI; encoded by the coding sequence ATGAAAATATCTCATGTTGCCGTTTGGGTAAAAAATTTAGAAAATATCAAAAACTTTTATATTAAGTATTTTAACTGTAAATGTAATGATAAATACATTAATGAAAAAAAAGGGTTTGAATCATATTTTCTCATATTTGAAGATAATTGCGGATTAGAAATTATGAATAGAAAAGATATAAAAGAAATAAATACTAATGATGAAATATACGGTTTTGCTCATATATCAATATCAGTAGGAAGCAAAGAAAAAGTGGATAGCCTTACAAAAGAATTAGAACAAGACGGTTTTCAAATTGTATCATACCCAAGAACCACAGGCGATGGATATTATGAGAGTGTTGTACTTGATAGTGAAAACAATAGAATAGAAATAACTATATAA
- a CDS encoding BtpA/SgcQ family protein has translation MKKNVLDLFKNKKPIIGMLHLKGENDKDVLDRAKKEIDIYLQAGIDAVTVENYYGNYYQMEQVLEYLLLSKFNIIYGVNCLNNDAMGFHLANKYKASFIQFDSVAGHLTPRDDYTYEAFIDMYRKECDAFIFGGVRFKYQPYLSERTLKEDLEIAQKRCDAIVVTGDATGQETSIDKIKEFRDILKDFPLIVGAGLTDKNCVEQLSIADAAIVGSYFKDTYKDSGDVDIEHVKQLLNIVSTLR, from the coding sequence ATGAAAAAGAATGTTTTAGATTTATTTAAGAATAAAAAACCTATTATTGGTATGCTTCATCTTAAAGGCGAAAATGACAAAGATGTATTAGATAGGGCTAAAAAAGAAATAGATATATATTTACAAGCTGGTATAGATGCTGTGACAGTAGAAAATTATTACGGCAACTACTATCAAATGGAACAAGTTCTTGAATATTTGCTTTTATCAAAATTTAATATTATATATGGTGTGAACTGTTTAAATAACGATGCTATGGGTTTTCATCTTGCAAATAAATATAAAGCCTCTTTTATACAGTTTGATTCTGTAGCAGGGCATTTGACTCCAAGAGATGATTATACGTATGAGGCTTTTATAGATATGTATAGAAAGGAATGTGATGCTTTTATATTTGGCGGCGTAAGATTTAAATATCAGCCATATCTTTCTGAAAGAACTTTGAAAGAAGATTTAGAAATAGCACAAAAACGTTGTGATGCCATAGTTGTTACTGGAGATGCAACAGGTCAAGAAACTTCTATTGATAAAATAAAAGAATTTAGAGATATATTAAAAGATTTCCCTCTTATAGTTGGGGCAGGATTAACAGATAAAAATTGTGTTGAACAGCTTAGCATAGCTGATGCAGCAATAGTTGGTTCTTATTTTAAAGATACTTATAAAGATTCCGGCGATGTTGATATTGAACATGTAAAACAATTATTAAATATTGTTTCAACGTTAAGATAA
- a CDS encoding PTS system mannose/fructose/sorbose family transporter subunit IID gives MENKNDLTKIDKKEFWSIFFRSCTLDSAWNYERQQNLMYGFSMIPVLKRLYKDKTELSKALKRHLEFVSCTPHIVTLLMGILRSMEVENSKNKDFDSSSISAVRTSLMGPMAGIGDSFFWGTLLTIAIGVAVSFSNSGSIVGPLAFIFIINVPAFLARYYGLKYGIKYGSAIFSNIANSGILSDITKSASILGLMVIGAMVASIVNITIPFEIGVNESKQSIQSYIDGIIPSLLPALVFLLMYWILGKGIKTTRILIVLIILSCIGSYFGIV, from the coding sequence ATGGAAAATAAAAATGATTTAACTAAAATAGATAAAAAAGAATTTTGGAGTATATTTTTTAGATCTTGTACATTGGATTCTGCTTGGAATTATGAAAGACAGCAAAATTTGATGTATGGTTTTTCTATGATTCCTGTATTAAAAAGATTGTATAAAGATAAGACAGAATTATCTAAAGCTCTTAAAAGACATCTTGAATTTGTATCATGTACGCCGCATATTGTTACATTATTAATGGGAATTTTGAGATCTATGGAAGTAGAGAACTCAAAAAACAAAGATTTTGATTCATCTAGTATTAGTGCTGTTAGAACTTCTTTAATGGGCCCTATGGCTGGTATTGGAGATTCATTTTTCTGGGGTACTCTTTTAACAATTGCTATAGGTGTTGCTGTATCTTTTTCTAATAGCGGAAGCATAGTTGGGCCATTAGCATTTATATTTATAATCAATGTGCCTGCTTTTTTGGCTAGATATTATGGCTTAAAATATGGAATTAAATATGGTTCTGCAATATTTTCTAATATAGCTAATTCTGGTATATTATCTGATATTACAAAATCTGCTTCTATATTAGGATTAATGGTTATAGGTGCTATGGTTGCTTCAATAGTAAATATAACAATACCATTTGAAATTGGTGTAAATGAATCAAAACAAAGTATACAAAGTTATATAGATGGAATTATACCATCTTTATTGCCTGCTTTAGTATTTTTATTAATGTACTGGATTTTAGGTAAGGGTATAAAAACTACCAGAATATTAATAGTATTAATCATATTGTCTTGCATAGGCTCATATTTTGGTATAGTATAA
- a CDS encoding SDR family oxidoreductase: MKNKVCVITGASNGIGKEIALHFAKNNCSIAFVDKDKKNGIKVEEEIKKLKRECLFINDNIDNEKSVNNFTNEIIKKFGNVDYLINNACYSNKGLLSNCSYDDFLEIFKVSVASAYQITKNLINNFNKNACIINIASTRAFMSQKDSESYSASKGAIIALTHSMAISLSHKVRVNSISPGWINTSNDSNFSKEDILQHPSAKIGDASDIATTAWFICNNNFINAQNITVDGGMTKLMIYHNDENWTLNI; the protein is encoded by the coding sequence ATGAAAAATAAAGTTTGTGTTATAACAGGTGCTTCTAATGGCATAGGAAAAGAAATAGCATTACATTTTGCTAAAAATAATTGCAGCATAGCTTTTGTTGATAAAGATAAAAAAAATGGGATAAAAGTAGAAGAAGAAATAAAAAAACTTAAAAGAGAATGTTTATTCATTAATGATAATATAGACAATGAAAAATCTGTTAATAATTTTACAAATGAAATAATAAAGAAATTTGGTAATGTTGACTATTTAATAAATAATGCATGCTACTCAAATAAGGGCTTATTAAGCAATTGCAGCTATGATGACTTTTTAGAAATTTTTAAAGTATCAGTTGCATCAGCATATCAAATAACAAAAAACTTAATAAATAATTTTAATAAAAATGCCTGCATTATAAATATAGCTTCCACAAGGGCTTTTATGTCACAAAAAGACAGTGAAAGCTATAGTGCTTCAAAAGGTGCTATTATAGCTCTTACTCATTCTATGGCTATTAGTTTATCTCATAAAGTACGTGTAAACTCAATAAGCCCCGGTTGGATAAACACTTCTAATGATTCTAACTTTAGCAAAGAGGACATACTTCAGCATCCATCTGCTAAAATAGGCGATGCGTCAGATATAGCAACTACTGCTTGGTTTATTTGCAATAATAATTTTATAAATGCTCAAAACATTACAGTAGATGGCGGTATGACAAAGCTAATGATATATCATAATGATGAAAACTGGACTTTAAATATATAA
- a CDS encoding N-acetylneuraminate synthase family protein — MPNFKLKDLIKKNNFFVIAESGSNHEGSIDDAIQLIREAAKAGADAVKFQSFTSKTLFAHKEYTKILKIPENALDNVDDIVLKKEWYETLYKEAKKNKIILMSTPFSVEAVDDMDKYVPIYKIASCDIDNIPLLRKVASTKKPVILSTGLATNKDIKNALNILKNNEVALLHCSVEYPTPLENARLNRITVMNKLFKKNIIGYSDHTIGIDAPIIAYTLGAKIIEKHFTITPEKKSGDHIISLDTNSMKEMISKLKDTCNMLGGDEALKTEKKMSKQEKKELVYAKRGIYLNHSMLKNEVITEKDLVTLRPSVGIPAKDYDKVVGKKLKLDKKSFTALNYKDLKK; from the coding sequence ATGCCAAATTTTAAATTAAAAGACCTCATTAAAAAAAATAATTTTTTTGTAATTGCAGAATCAGGTTCAAATCATGAAGGCTCTATAGATGATGCTATTCAATTAATTAGAGAAGCTGCTAAAGCAGGAGCTGATGCTGTTAAGTTTCAAAGCTTTACTTCAAAAACTTTATTTGCACATAAAGAATATACTAAAATACTAAAAATACCAGAAAATGCTTTGGATAATGTTGATGATATAGTGTTAAAAAAAGAGTGGTATGAAACTCTATACAAAGAAGCTAAAAAAAATAAAATTATTTTAATGAGCACGCCATTTTCTGTTGAGGCTGTTGATGACATGGATAAATATGTGCCTATATACAAAATAGCTTCTTGTGATATAGACAATATTCCTCTTTTGAGAAAAGTTGCTTCTACTAAAAAACCTGTGATACTTTCTACTGGTTTAGCTACAAATAAAGATATAAAAAATGCATTAAATATCTTAAAAAATAATGAAGTAGCTTTGCTTCATTGCTCTGTGGAATATCCTACACCGTTAGAAAATGCAAGATTGAATAGAATAACTGTTATGAATAAACTTTTCAAAAAAAATATTATAGGCTATTCTGACCATACTATAGGTATAGATGCTCCTATTATAGCATATACTCTTGGTGCTAAAATTATAGAAAAACATTTTACAATAACTCCAGAAAAAAAATCAGGCGACCATATAATAAGTTTAGACACTAATTCTATGAAAGAGATGATTTCTAAATTAAAAGATACTTGCAATATGCTTGGAGGAGATGAAGCACTAAAAACAGAAAAGAAAATGAGCAAGCAAGAGAAAAAAGAGCTTGTTTATGCTAAGAGAGGAATATATCTTAATCATAGTATGCTTAAAAATGAAGTGATAACAGAAAAAGATTTAGTAACTTTAAGACCATCTGTGGGAATACCTGCTAAAGATTATGACAAGGTTGTTGGAAAAAAATTAAAACTTGATAAGAAATCTTTTACAGCTTTAAATTATAAAGATTTAAAAAAATAG
- a CDS encoding PTS sugar transporter subunit IIB: MFLLLRVDHRLIHGQVAFTWVNNLNSDCILVANDLVSSDELKKTSIKLAKPQGVKLVIKNIDDSIAALNSDVTDKYKLMIIVESVEDAYKIVKNVPYIKSINLGGTKTREGTRNISKAVNLLPQEEDLLKDLINNDSVEVEIRQVPTDSKVLYKG, encoded by the coding sequence ATGTTTCTTTTATTAAGAGTGGATCATAGATTAATCCATGGTCAAGTTGCTTTTACTTGGGTAAACAATTTAAATTCAGATTGTATATTGGTTGCTAATGATTTAGTTTCTTCTGATGAATTAAAAAAAACTTCTATTAAGTTGGCCAAACCTCAAGGTGTAAAATTAGTAATTAAAAACATAGACGATTCTATAGCAGCATTAAATTCAGATGTTACAGATAAGTATAAGTTAATGATTATTGTAGAATCAGTTGAAGATGCATATAAAATAGTAAAAAATGTTCCTTATATAAAAAGTATTAATTTAGGCGGAACTAAAACAAGAGAAGGTACTAGAAATATTTCTAAAGCAGTTAATTTATTACCTCAGGAAGAAGATTTATTAAAAGATCTTATTAATAATGATTCGGTTGAAGTTGAAATAAGACAAGTTCCTACAGATAGTAAAGTATTATATAAAGGATAA